Part of the Nocardia farcinica genome, TGCCAGCAGCAAGGTCAAGATGGTGATCACCTTACCGTTGTCGGCCACGTGACGACCTGCTTCGCGCAGGAAGGAAGTACGCCGCCTTGCCGTTGATGTCGAACATCTCGTCGTACTCTGCCACGGTGGTGTCGATGATCGGCTTGCGCAGCACCTTGCCGACCGTGTTGACCGGCGATATCGATCGGGCCCAACGCCGCTGCGGCGTCGGCGAACAGCCGCTCGACGACCTCGACTTTTGTCAGATCGCCGGTGAGCAGTACGCCCTTGCGGCCAGCGGCCTCGACCGCGGCGAGCGTCTCCTCGGCCGCCGGCCGGGTGGGATCGGAGTTGTAGTGGATGGCGACGTTGGCGCCTGCCTCGGCGAACTGGCGGCTGATCAGGCCCCCGAGGTTCTTTACACCTGCGGCGATGAGGACGTTCTTGCCTTCGAGGGCGGGGACGGACATGAGACTCCTTCGCCGACTTGCCATTTCACCGACACACGATTTCTGTATCACTCTTCGAGAGCTACTATATCAATGTGACAGCAGAACGCAAGAGCGATACACGACGCGAGCTCCTGGAGGCCGCGGCGTCGCTGATCAGCGATGCGCCCGGCCAGGACGTGCCGTTGCGCGCGATCTGCGATCGGGTCGGCGTGAAGCTGCCGACGCTGTACCACTTCTTCGGCAGCAAGGACGGCCTCCTCACGGCGGTCATCGAGTACGGCTTCGCGAGCTACCTCGCGCTCAAGCAGGCGACCGAGCCGACCGGCGACCCGATCGAGGACATTCGCCGCGGCTGGGACACGCACGTGCGCTTCGGCCTCGAGCACGCCGGTTTCTACGCGCTCATGTACGGCCAGGTCACCCCGCACCGGCGGCCGGAGGCAGCCGCTGGTCCGCAGGCGGCACTGCTCCGGCTCTGCAAGGACGCCGAGAGGCAAGGCCGACTGGCGGTCCCGGCTGGCGTCGCCGCCGATCACATACTCGCCGCCAACGTTGGCGTCACGCTCTTCCTCATCACCGCCGCCGAGCAGGATCTCGCCCTCGCCAACCATGTTCGCGACGCTACGATCGCGGCGATCACCGGCCTGCCCGCCACACCGGCGGTCGAGCGGGACGGCCGGGCCGCCCTCGCTCGCCGGCTGCTGCACGTTTTGGCCGGCGCCGAGGACGAGATCGGCTCGGCCGAGGTGGCGCTGCTTCGCAAGTGGCTCGCCACGCTCACCGACACCGAGTCGGCATAGTCCTCCCGATTCAGCCAGCCCGCAGCGCGTCGTGACGCGCAGCCAGCCGCCGCCACATGTCCCACGCCAAGATCCACTTCCTGTGGAGCCAAGAGGGGAACCGGACGCTGCGCATCGTCTCGCGCATGGGTGCGGTGCTGCCAGCCAGCACATCGGCCGGCGGCAAAGCCCTGCTCGCCGACCTCCCCGACGACGCGCTCCGCCAGCTCTACCAGAATCCGGGCGCCGCAGCACTGGGCGACGCGCTCAGCGACCGCGAGCTCGCGGCACTGCTGCGTGAGATCAGGGCTTGCCGCCGCAACGGCTTCGCGACCACCAACCAGCAGACCGAGAAAGGGGTCAGCGCTGTCGCGGTGCCCCTGCGCGACCACACCGGCCGCGCCATCGCCTCGATGTCGATTTCAGCCCCCTCAGCGCGCTTCGCCGAGCTGTTGGCACCCGAGTCGATCCAGCTGATCATGGCCAGCCAGCACGACCTTCAATCCGACGTGGCCGCACTGGGACTCTGAGGCTCAGAGTCCCAGTGCGGCCACGTCCGATCCGCCGACAGCGATCACACCATGATGTTGATGACCTTCTCCTCGGTGTAGGAGAGCAGTTCCTCCAGGCACTCCTCCTTGCCGCCCACGCCGGAGGCCTTCACGCCTCCGTACGGCACGTTGAGGAAGTGCTGACTCGAACCGTTAACCCACACGAACCCGGCCTCCAGAGCGCGCGCGACGCGCACCGCGCGGTCGAGGTCCTTGGTCCAGACGCTGCCGGTCAAGCCGTACTCGACGCTGTTGGCAATCGCGACCGCCTCGTCCTCGGTGTCGAACGGGATGACCGAGAGCAGCGGCCCGAAGACTTCCTCGCGGGCGACGCGCGCCGAATGCACCACATCGACCAGCACAGTCGGCGCCACGAACAGCGATCCCTCGAACTCTGGCCCCTTGGGACGTCCGCCCCCGGTGCGGACCACTGCGCCCTCCGCCAGCGCCATATCGATGTACAACATGGACTTGTCGAACTGAGTGCGGTTGATCATGGTGCCCTGCTCGGATCCCTCGTCGAGCGGATCGCCGACAGTTCGCGCCTCGACCAGCTCCACGACACGGTCCACCAGCCGGTCGTGCAGCGAACGATGCACGAGTAGCCGGGAGTTGGAGCCGCAGGACTGCCCGGACCAGGTGAAGTTCATACCGGCGACCGCGCCGGCCGCAGCCTTCTCGAGGTCAGCGTCATCGAAGACCACCATCGCGTTTTTGCCACCGAGCTCCAGCGTCACGTGCTTGACCCCGCTCTCGGCCGCCGCGCGCTGGATCGCCCGGCCGGTCGGCTCGGAGCCGATGAACCCGATCCGGCGAACCGCCGGGTGCCGCACCAGCCGGTCCGGCACTGCAGGCCCGTTGCCGACAACGACGTTGACCACACCTGGCGGGAACACCTCGTTGGCCAGCTCGGCCAGCCGCAGAGTCGACAGCGGCGCTGCCTCCGGCGGCTTGGCCACGACCGGGTTGCCGGCGACCAGCGGCGCGGCAATCCGGCACGCGAACATGAGCGGGTGGTTGTAGGGAAAGATCTTCGCGACCACCCCCACCGGCTCCCGCAATGTGAGAGGCAGGTTCTCACTTGCCGGGATGGTCGCTCCCTTCATCTCGAGTGCGAACCCGGCATACATTCGCATTTGGCTCAATGCGATCTCCACGTCGAAACGGGAATTGGAGATCGGCGAGCCCGCGTCGATCGTGTCGAGCAGTGCAAGCTCCTCACTGTGTTCCTCGACGAGATCCGCCAACCGGCGCACCAGATCGGCCCGTTCGAGCGCCGGTGTGGCCCGCCAGCCCGGCAATGCAGCCTCAGCAGCGGCGACCGCGCGATCGACGTCTGCCAGCGATGCGTCGGGGACCTCGGCGAGCGACTCCTGGGTGAAGGGGTCACCCACGGTGAACGTAGCCCCGCCCTCGGCCGGCACGAGCGCGCCGCCGATCAGAAGTCGCCAGTCACGCTCCACCAGGGTGGCGATCTCGGCCGCCCGGACGGTGCGGGCGGGGGTGCCGGTGCCGGCGACGGACATCGATCGGTTCATCTTTTCCTCCACGTGCAGGGCGCCCGGCCGGATGCCGGCGCTGTCTCCTACCTTGGCCCAGTGCAGAATTCGCGCGCGACAACCTTCCCCACCACAGAAGATTGGTAAGTGCGCGGGGTGGCCGTCGCGCTGCTGAGCGGCACCACGGGGCACATCGGCGGCTCGTCCTCGGGTACCAGCGCCGTCGGGCCGTAGATCCAGTCGGTGTAGGTGTGGTCGTGCACACCACGGGCCCGCAGTAGCGCGTGGCGCTGCTCGCGGGCGAGTCCGTCGAGATGCCATAGCTCACCCCACGCGGGCGGTCGTCACGACCCGGCAGCAGTGCTCCGGGCGGACCGCCTGGTACGACGCGAGCACGGCCCAGCACAGTCCGCCATCGTGCCAACGCAACCGCTCGACATGCTCGGCGAGTACCCAACCGTCCTCGATCGCCACGATCGCGCCCTGCGCCATGTACTGCAGCGGCGGGTGCGCTGCGTCGCCGAGCAGGGCGATCCGGCCGTGGACCCAGGTCAAAATCGAATCACGGTCGTACATCCGCCACCATCTGTCTCGCTACATGTGCGGAGTTCCCGCCCGTACGGCGGTGCACATGCCGTCGAAGGCTGCGTCCAGTCGTCCGGAGTGCCTCAGTTCTCCTCGCCGGCGCGCGCCTTGGGCGACTCGAAGACAGCGACCTGGTTGAGCAGCTCTCCCCCACGCACCCGTAGTGCACGAAGTGACAACGGGGACCGACGTACACCACTACTTCGGAGAGGTCGACAGGTCGGCCTGTGGTATCGGCGCCGGGCACCGTGGTGCGGAACTGCCAGTCCCGCAAGGATATGTCGTTCATGATCGTGAAGCCGGCGATCGCCGCGCCTACCTCCGCCTCGCCCGCTCGGCGCACCTCGGCGCAGATGACCACCATCAATTCGACCTCCCGGTCGAGCGCGGCGGTCTCGGCCGGCTTGGTGATGTCGTCCCGGGCGCCGAGGAGGGAGTCGGCGAACTTCACGAACAGCGTCGGGTACGCCGGCAATTCACGGTCCATCTCCTTGATGTGGTTCGTGTGGTAGTGGCCGACGCAGAGCACTTTCGCCGGGCTGGGGACGACGGGGGCGAAGTCCGGACCCTCTACCGGGTCGATCGCGGCGCGAGCAGGCGCGTCAGGAGCGCCGTTCGCGAGGTAGGCGCCGACGGTAACGGTGCCGGAGCCGTCGAACACCTGATAGACGCTCGAGCCGGTTGCACGCACCGGCGCGGTTTCGGCGCCACGGACCACGGGGAGGAACTCCGCACGGATGGTCGGCAGCACGTCACGTCCGGTGGCCGGGTAGGTGTAGCTGACCGCCGCGTGTCCGGGTTCGGCCGTGCCGCCGAAGGCCTCACGCTCCACAGCGAGCTGGTCGGCCAGGGCTCGGTCGGTGTTCTCCCACTTGTAGGCCAGCAGCGGTGTCCCCGGCGTCGGCTCGCCCACGCCCACCGGGCGCAGTCCCGGATGGCCCCAGAGGCGCTCGGAACGGCAGCGCTCGGGCGTGATGCGCTCACCGTCGCTGATCTCCTCGCGGCCGAACTCGAAGAACTGCGTCTCATTTACATACTGGAACGGGATGTCGAGCCCGTCGACCCGCGCCATCGGTTGGTCGGTGGCGTTGTGGTGCGCGTGCCAGTTCCAGCCGGCCTGGGGCACGAAGCCGCCGCGGTTCATCGGCCTGACCGCCGACGACCGTTCACACGCCGGATCCCTCGACCACGAATCGGAACGCGTGTTGGATGTGCCGGTGCTCGGGCGCGTCCTCGCCCGGCATAAGGTACTGGATCGCGGCCCACAGCGTCGGCGTGGCGAATGGTCGGCCATCGAGGCCGGGGTTGGCCAGCGTGATCGCGCGCCGTTCGCCGCCGCGCCCGACATCTCCGTCCAGAGCGGCACCAGTCGCTGCTTCTCGAAACCCCGGTAGAGCTGCTCGAGCTCGGGTGTCACATCGGGCTGGTCCGGTGCCGCCACAGCCTGCAACCGGACGGGGTAGTCGCTGGGGGCCATGCGAAAACCGTCCCACCTGGCCAACACTGCCGAACACATGATTCTGTGCTCCAGAATCTGCCCTCAGGAGACGTGTCGACCGCGGCGCCGCGCACCTGCACCGTGCCTCGACCGACCGGCGGGTCAACGGCTCATAGGTGCTGCGGGCGACGCTGTGGCCTCGTGCTGCCCGGCTGCAGGAGCTGGACCCTCTTGGCTCGAGGCCGAGCAGGCCCTCGACCATTACGTCAGAATGCCGGTGAAGTGTGGCGACTGACCGGCCCCCACTCGCTGTCGTCAGAGCCAGCTCCTGTTTCCGTCACGCAGAATCTCGTGCGCTCCGCACGTTCGCCCGCGGTGTATTCTGCGCGACGTGACGTTGGTGGGACACAGCTGGGGCGGCTAAGGGCTGTCCCGTAAGTTGTTGAGCGCCAGCCGTTATCGTGTTCCCGTGGCGGTGATCTCGGCGGCCGATCCGGTGATGGTGGAGTTGTTCAGTGGGCTGCGGCCACGCAAGTTCGCCCGCCTGATCACGCGGTTGCGGCGTGAGGGCGCCGACCGGCCGTTGCGGGGCCGGCCCTGGGGGTTGTGCTTCGAGGACCGGGTGTTGCTGGTGGCCACCTACTGGCGCACCAACCTCACGATGCGGCAGCTGGCAGCGGTGTTCGGGGTATCGAAGTCCGCCGCGGCCAGAGTGATCGAAGATCTCGGCCCGGCCCTGGGTTTACGTCCCCGTGTCCGGTTTCCGCATGGCGCGGTGTTGATCGTGGACGGCACCCTGGTCCCGACCCGGGACCACGATGTGGCTGCACCCAGCAAGAACTACCGGTACTCGACCAATCATCAGGTCGTCATCGACGCCGACACCGAACTCGTCGTCGCTCTCGGCCGGCCGCTGCCGGGCAACCGCAACGATTGCCGCGCCTACGGCGAGTCAGGCGCGGCCCATGCCTGCCGCAACGCGGTGGTGATCGCCGATGGCGGCTACCAGGGCACGAGCGCGATCATCCCGCACCGCCGTGTCCCGGGCCGGGACCTACCGGAGTGGAAACAGGCCCACAACGCCTCCCATCGCAAGGTCCGTGCTCGTGTCGAGCACACCTTCTCCCGGATGAAGACCTGGAAGATCCTGCGGGACTGCCGTCTACGTGGCAACGGTGTCGCTGTCGCGATGGCCGGAGTCGCCACCCTGGCCAACCTCGCCCACGCCCGCTGACCCCAGCCAGGGGCAGGTCGTCATCGCCGGGTCGGACTTACGGGACAACCCTTAGCCGCTCACCGGCGCAGCGCCACGGTTCGCCACCAGGCTCCGGAAGCTCATCTATTGGCGTGCGTTCGTCCCGAACAACGGTGTACCGCTCATCGAGGAGGTCCCGCCGACCTACCGGGAGGCGTTCACCGGCCGGGCGGCACATCGGGGAACAACAGCGTGGTACTCCCCCTCGAGATCTTCTCCAACGCCTTCATGCAGGACGCTGATGAGAACGTACAGAAGCTAGTCCACAGCCTCCTTGCACCCCAGCCCATGCAGTACCTGACCGAACCCGTTCCGGCCGCGCCGGGCGTGCCCGCCAGCTACGCGATCACCACCGAGGATGTCTCACTGCCCCCAGACGAGTGGGGCTTCATGCCGTGCCTCCCTCAGCGCCTCGGCGACGTTCCCATCATCGAAACGCCCGGCAGTCACGAGGCCAAAATATCACCCGCCCCGTCGAACTCGCGCAAGCACTGCTCGAGTCGTAGCCGAGAGTATCCGAGCTTCGGCCCTCACTTGAGCGGCGACGCCGCCGAGCTCGAGGGGCCCGCCGGCGCGCCCGTGCCCATTGACCGATCGGTTATATGGGCAATCGCCGGAGCCATTCCGTCAGGAGGTGCTGTTCGGCATTTCTGGGGGCTTTCCTGGCCGGGCAGCGCTGCGCGCAGAGCACGGGCAGTGCCCGCAGGCCCAGGTTCCTGCACAGCGGGTTCCTGGGTGGTGACGGTAGTGATAACCGATTCGCGCAATACGACGAGGAGTGCGGGTCTCGCAGGCTCGGGCAAGGACAGCCAGGTCAGGACAGCGCCGCTCGCGGTGGACATTCTGGGCCGCGAGGCCCTCCTCCATGCGCAAGTGGCCTGCGGCCGCGACGCGCGGGATTCGGTCCATGGTGATTTCATGACCGATCCGGAAGATAACGCTGGACCGGGTGCGTTCGCCGAACATCAGCCTGGACGGGGCCGGGTTGACCAGCGCGAACTCGATCACGATGTCCCAGCCGTTGCGCAGTTCCTTGACCGGACCCTGCGGATCGGGACCGACCTGCTGCTTGGCGGCCAAGAACCGGCTGAAGCCGTACTCGACCTCTGCGTCCAGTAGCCCTCCTTGTCACCAAAAGCCGGTACAGGCCAGCGGCTGGATTACAGCGGCGTCGGCGACCGCCCGGGTGGTGACCGCATTGGCGCTGATCCGCCCGAAGTCACGCAGCACCGACGTGAGCCTGGCGCAGGACGCCAATCAGCCCGAGGTGGCGAACATGATCGCCCGAGCTCGCACCTTGTCGCC contains:
- a CDS encoding fumarylacetoacetate hydrolase family protein gives rise to the protein MDRELPAYPTLFVKFADSLLGARDDITKPAETAALDREVELMVVICAEVRRAGEAEVGAAIAGFTIMNDISLRDWQFRTTVPGADTTGRPVDLSEVVVYVGPRCHFVHYGCVGESCSTRSLSSSRPRRAPARRTEALRTTGRSLRRHVHRRTGGNSAHVARQMVADVRP
- a CDS encoding IclR family transcriptional regulator, whose protein sequence is MSHAKIHFLWSQEGNRTLRIVSRMGAVLPASTSAGGKALLADLPDDALRQLYQNPGAAALGDALSDRELAALLREIRACRRNGFATTNQQTEKGVSAVAVPLRDHTGRAIASMSISAPSARFAELLAPESIQLIMASQHDLQSDVAALGL
- a CDS encoding aldehyde dehydrogenase family protein is translated as MNRSMSVAGTGTPARTVRAAEIATLVERDWRLLIGGALVPAEGGATFTVGDPFTQESLAEVPDASLADVDRAVAAAEAALPGWRATPALERADLVRRLADLVEEHSEELALLDTIDAGSPISNSRFDVEIALSQMRMYAGFALEMKGATIPASENLPLTLREPVGVVAKIFPYNHPLMFACRIAAPLVAGNPVVAKPPEAAPLSTLRLAELANEVFPPGVVNVVVGNGPAVPDRLVRHPAVRRIGFIGSEPTGRAIQRAAAESGVKHVTLELGGKNAMVVFDDADLEKAAAGAVAGMNFTWSGQSCGSNSRLLVHRSLHDRLVDRVVELVEARTVGDPLDEGSEQGTMINRTQFDKSMLYIDMALAEGAVVRTGGGRPKGPEFEGSLFVAPTVLVDVVHSARVAREEVFGPLLSVIPFDTEDEAVAIANSVEYGLTGSVWTKDLDRAVRVARALEAGFVWVNGSSQHFLNVPYGGVKASGVGGKEECLEELLSYTEEKVINIMV
- a CDS encoding TetR/AcrR family transcriptional regulator is translated as MTAERKSDTRRELLEAAASLISDAPGQDVPLRAICDRVGVKLPTLYHFFGSKDGLLTAVIEYGFASYLALKQATEPTGDPIEDIRRGWDTHVRFGLEHAGFYALMYGQVTPHRRPEAAAGPQAALLRLCKDAERQGRLAVPAGVAADHILAANVGVTLFLITAAEQDLALANHVRDATIAAITGLPATPAVERDGRAALARRLLHVLAGAEDEIGSAEVALLRKWLATLTDTESA
- a CDS encoding IS5/IS1182 family transposase; the protein is MVELFSGLRPRKFARLITRLRREGADRPLRGRPWGLCFEDRVLLVATYWRTNLTMRQLAAVFGVSKSAAARVIEDLGPALGLRPRVRFPHGAVLIVDGTLVPTRDHDVAAPSKNYRYSTNHQVVIDADTELVVALGRPLPGNRNDCRAYGESGAAHACRNAVVIADGGYQGTSAIIPHRRVPGRDLPEWKQAHNASHRKVRARVEHTFSRMKTWKILRDCRLRGNGVAVAMAGVATLANLAHAR